The stretch of DNA ACATGGACGGAGACGGTGTAAAAGACGAGGGAGATAATGGTGTGAGCGGTTGGAAGATTTATATTGGCGGAGACCGGGTTGATTCGACGACAACAGATGCGAACGGAAATTATTCGTTCGTGAATCTTGCGCAAGGGAATTACACCATCACGGAAGAAATGCAGAGTGGCTGGTTATTGACAGCGCCTGTCGGTGGAACGTACAGCGAGACAATTGCAACAAGTGGCACAAACCTGAGTGGAAAGAACTTCGGGAACTTCGAGAAGGTGAGCATCAGCGGGATGAAGTTCAATGATATGGATGGCGACGGAACAAAAGATGCTGGAGACCTCGGACTTTCCGGCTGGAAGATTTATCTGACCGGTTCAGCAACAGATTCGGTGACGACCGATGCGAACGGAAATTATTCATTTGCCAACTTAGGACCCGGCACGTATTCGTTGAGTGAGGGGGTGCAAGCGGGTTGGGTGCAGACAACAGCAAATCCATCGGCAATCACAACATCAAGCGGTACGGATGTTAGCGGACAGAATTTTGGAAACTTTGAGAAAGTCTCTATCAGCGGGATGAAGTTCAATGACTTGGACGGAGACGGAACGAAAGATGCGGAAGATACCGGACTTTCAGGTTGGAAGATTTTTCTGAATGGTTCAGCGACCGATTCAGCGACGACGGATGCGAATGGAAATTATTCGTTTGTTGGAATGGGACCCGGCACGTACAGTTTGAGTGAAGAATCACAGAATGGCTGGGTGCAGACAACAAGTAATCCATCCGCGATAACGACATCAAGCGGCACGGATGTGAACGGACAGAACTTCGGGAACTTTGAAAAGGTCAGCATCAGCGGGATGAAGTTCAATGACATGGATGGTGATGGAACAAAAGATGCGGAAGACCCCGGACTTTCCGGTTGGAAGATTTATCTGACTGGTTCAGCGACTGATTCCGCGACGACAGATGTTGATGGAAATTATTCGTTCACCAACTTGGGACCCGGCACGTACTTGTTGAGTGAGGGGGTGCAAGCGGGTTGGGTGCAAACCACTGCAAATCCGTCATCAATTACCACCTCAAGTGGGACGGATGTGAGCGGACAGAACTTTGGTAACTTCCAACTTGCTTTCGTCAGCGGAATAAAATTCTCAGACGCGAACGGTAACGGCGTGAAAGATGCGTTGGAGAGCGGTTTGGAAGGTTGGATTATCTTCCTTGATGCGAATGATAATTCACTCTTTGAGAGTGGAGAACGTCATGATACGACTGACAGCAATGGTAATTATCAAATAGGAAATTTATTTACCGGAACGTACAAAGTCCGTGAAGCGAACCAAGCAGGATGGACACAGACGACTCCGAATCCGTCGGATGTGGTTGTCACAACAAGCGGGCAAACATTTACGGGAATTGAGTTCGGGAATTTCCGTCAGGCAATTATCAGTGGTGTCAAATATGAAGACATGAACGGTGATGGAATTCGGCAAGCCGAAAGTGAACCGGTATTGAGCGGGTGGGAAATAACCGCCTCGAAAGATCTCGCAGTAAAGAAGGATACGACTGACGCGAACGGATTCTATGAATTTGCGTTTGCATCGGATGAGAGCGGCACGTGGAATATCGGAGAAACGGCTCAGGAAAATTACACGCAGACTGAACCGGCGAGCGGAACGTATTCAATTGAAATTACTTCCGGTGTTCAATCAACAGGAAATAATTTCGGAAACTTCTTCCGTTCTAAAGTATCGGGTTATAAATTTGATGATACAAATGGCAACGGCATCTGGGACGATGGTGAAACGACACTTTCCGGTTGGGAGATTGTTGCTTCAAAAGGATTGTCAACAAAGAACGATACGACGGATGAACTTGGTTACTATGAATTTTCATTCGATGCAGTTGATGCAGGCATGTGGACTGTTTCTGAATCCAATCAGGCAGGTTGGGTACAGACACTTCCGGGTAATAACGGAAGTTATTCACTCAACATCGTTTCCCATGTTGATACACAAAACGTAAACTTTGGAAATTTCCAGGCAGCGAGCATTTCCGGTTATAAATATTATGACCGGAACGGCAACGGTGTTTGGGACCAACCGCAGGAAAGCGGTTTGGAAGGATGGGAAATCATCGCGACGAAGAATGAAGCAGTGAAGAAAGAGACGACCGATGCGAACGGTTATTATCAATTCGTCTTTACAACTTCGGAGATTGGCGATTGGGTGATTTCTGAAACCGTTCAGTATGGTTGGTTTGAAACTCAGCCGCAATTTCCCGGAACGTACACTGTGACGGTTTTTTCCGGTACGAATTCAACCGGGAAGAATTTCGGCAACTTCAAACAGCCAAAAGTCAGCGGTGTGAAATTCAATGACCTGAATGGAAATGGCGCACGCGATGCCGGTGAGCCGGGATTGGTTGGCTGGTTGATTCTTGCTTCGCGTGATATCTATTCTGTCGAAGCGGTAACATCTGAATCGGGATATTATGAATTGCTCTTCGGTCCGGGTCAGTTGGGATTGTGGACAATCGGTGAAGTGATGGAAATCGGATGGGAACAAACCTATCCTCCGTCCGTTACCTATTCACAATATGTTGACATTGATACGAACGCACAGAACAAGGATTTCGGAAACTTCAAGAATCCTTCAATTTCCGGTTATAAGTTCAACGACTTCGATGCTGATGGAACTCAGGATGCAGAAGATGTCGGAATGATGAACTGGGTTGTTCGTGCAACGAAAGGACTTGATGTCCGTTACGATACAACCGATGAAAGCGGATATTATCAATTCACTTTCACAATCTCCGATATCGGTCAATGGCTGATTGAGGAGCAATCGCAAACGGGTTGGACGCAGACTGCCCCGACGGGTGGGGTCTATACAATACAAATTCTGTCAGCGATTGATTCGATAAATGTTAATTTTGGAAACTTCCAAAATGTGAACATCAGCGGAGTGAAGTATAAGGATACAGCGGGTGATTCATCAGTCGTTAATGATACTCCGTTAAGCGAATGGACAATTAAATTATTTAAGAATGCTCAACTTGTCGGAAGAACAAGCACGTCGGGAAGTGGTGATTTCTCCTTCTCAAATATTTCTCCCGGAACGTACATTCTTCAGGAAAGTTTGAAGACGAACTGGGCGCAAACATATCCGCAGGTTGCGAATTCTGTTTCTCCCGCTTCTGATGTGAATGCCGGACCCCGTGCGTATCAAATTATTGTTGGTAGTGCAGGTGTGCAATCCGGTGGCAGTTCGACGAATAATGATTTCGGGAACTTCGAGATGGGAACAATCAGCGGAATCAAGTATAATGATTTGTTTGAAGACAGCGCGACCGTCGGTGATTCTGTACTGCAAGGTTGGAGAATTAAATTGTTCAAGAACGGACAATTACAGTCGAGCCAAACAACCGCCTCGAATGGTTCTTATCTGTTCACAAACTTGCTTGCCGGAACATATATCGTACAGGAAAGTTTGAAAGCGGGATGGATTCAAACATATCCGCGTGTTACAAATTCTGTTGCGCCGGTTTCGGAAATGAATGCAGGACCGAGGGCGTACTCGGTCAGCATTGTCTCAGGTACTAATGCAATAGGGAAAGACTTTGCAAACTTCAAACTTGGAACAATTAGTGGCGTCAAGTATGAAGATATGACTGGCGATTCGACATACAACGCGGGTGACAGAACGCTTTCCAATTGGCTTATCAAATTGGAAAAGAATAACACTGTCGTTGATAGTATGTTTACCGATGAGGCGGGCGAGTATTCGTTTGTCGGATTGGTTGCCGGAACATATACCGTGAGAGAAGTACAGCAAGCAGGATGGACGTTCACGCAACCATCGAGCGGTTCTTATACATATCTTGTTACTTCGGGAATGGACCTCGTGAATGTGAATTTCGGGAACTTCAAGTTCGGTTCAATCAGCGGACTAAAGTTCTACGATTACGACAGTTCAGGAGCGAAAGGAAGCGGCGAAATTGGTTTGCGGAACTTTACCATTCTCCTTGTGGATCAAAACGAAAATGTTGTTGATACTGCCAAGACGACAACATATGGCACGTACTTCTTCGATTCTGTGTTTGCCGGGAACTACAAAGTTCAGGAAGCGGCAAAGAATATGTTCACGAAGACGTATCCGGATAGTTATTATTCGGTCTCGATGACGAGCGGACTCGATACTTCCGGTTTGGATTTCGGTAATGCGTACGATGGCGATACGGTGAAAATGCGAACGTTCTTAGTGGATGATTACAACAGCAACAAAGGACGTTTCAAAGGGTTGCGTGATACGATATTTTCGAAAATACTTGATAAAGGTCGTTTACTTGTAGGTGTTCCAATGCCTGATAGCGCCGATTTCTATGGATGGTTGCGTTCACCTCTATCGAGATACCATTCAGCATCCACTCGATTCTGGTCGTTTAATACATCTATTATCAGGAATTACCTTTTAGATAGAAATAAACCTGTCAACAGGAGAAGAAAAGATTGGAAGAGATATGTTCCAGGACCGTTAACCTTCACCGGCGAAGGCTCGACAGTAACGTACTTCGGGAACTTCGGGAACGCACTCTCTGCAGAGATGACGGCTGCGAAAACAAACATTGCGGCAAGCGATAGCGGCATTATTCCGGGTGGGTTTGGCGACCTGCTCTATAACAATGATTCTGCTGATGTGATGAACCGTGCAGATACTCTGTTCAAACATTGGTCTGTCAGAGAAATTCTCACGTTTGCCGATTCCGTGTTAACATTGAGCCGGCGTATTCACTTGAACGGAGATACGACATTCCGTTGGCCCTCGTATTATTATGAACTCCTCTATCGAACCATCAGCAAGATTGATAGTGCTTTCTATAAAAAATCTTCGTTGTTGTTGAATGAATTGGATACCATTCACATACAAAATCCGAAGTACCCGACGAATCCGTCGAAATATCTTATCGTAATTAAGGGTGTGAAGGGTGTGAAGCGGTTGCGTGATGTGAAGTTCCTCTATCGTGACCCGAACAAACTACCGTTGCTCAGGCAAAAACGGGATTACATTATTTCACTTGGTGAAGTTCCGCTTGAATATTCTCTCTCGCAGAACTATCCAAATCCGTTCAACCCGGCAACGAATATTCAGTTTGCACTGCCTGAACCTTCGGTCGTAACGCTGAAGATTTACAATATTCTCGGACAGGAAATCACGACACTCTTCAATCACGAAGCGCTTGATATTGGAAACCATGTTGTCGAGTTTAGCGGCAACGACCTGCCTTCGGGTGTGTATTTCTATCGCCTGAAAGTAGAGAGTGTAAACGAACTTGGACAAACATCGGAAGTGTTCACGGATGTGAAGAAGATGTTGATGATTAAGTGACGCAGTCACTAAATCAGAAATCCCCACAAAGGCGGGGTTGAACCTTAAGTGATTTGTGAAGGATAACCGGAATCAACTCGCTCCAATAAATTTGTTTGATGGAGTTGAATCTGGAGAGTTACTTGTCAATTAATGAAAGAGCGAAGTGTTGTACTTCGCTCTTTTTTATTCACTATCTCACTCATGACACCCCTTGTTTTGTTTCTTCTCAACTCTGAAAGGACAGACTATGGAATTGATGTATTATCTGTTAATTACATAGAAAATGTATATTTCATCTGGCATAATAGTTGACAAATTCAGAGCGGGAACAATCAAAAAAAATGTTATGAATGTAGGAATCCTCAAAGAAAACCCATCGTTTGAACGCCGTGTTGCACTGACACCTGCGGGTGTACAATCGCTTGTTAGTAATGGTCACGCTGTGTATATCGAAAAGAATGCGGGCGATGCATCACACTTTGCCGACGAAAAATATGAAAAAGTCGGAGCGAAGATAGTTTATACGAGCGATGAAATTTTTGGTCGCTCGGATATCATTCTTAAAATTTCTCCGCCGAACGAAAACGATTGCGAGCGATTGGAAGAAGACCAAACGCTTCTCTCGTTCCTACACCTGCCGATTGCAAAACAGCGAGTCATCGAGTTGCTTCTTGAAAAAAAAATATGCGCGGTCGGGTATGAACTGATTGAAGATGCGAACGGAGATTTACCCATTCTCCAGGTGATGAGTGAGATTGCGGGACAAATGTCAATTCAAATTGCCGCACGATTTTTGGAAAGTACGAATTACGGACGCGGGATTGTTCTCGGCGGCATTACCGGAATACCCCCTGCGACGGTTGTCATTCTCGGCGCGGGAACTGTCGGTGCGGCGGCAACGCGTGTCGCGCTTGGTGTCGGTGCCGAAGTAATTGTGCTTGATAAAGAGTTGAGCAGATTACGAACTCTGGAAAATCGTTTCAATCATCGTGCTGTAACGGCACTGATGAATGAATATAATCTTCAGAAGGCGTTGCCGTTTGCCGATGTTGTTATTGGTGCGGTATTGATTAAAGGAGAGCGCGCACCGCATCTTGTTACTTCGGAAATGGTTCAGCAGATGAAGCCGGGTTCGATTATTCTCGATATTTCCATTGACCAAGGAGGTTGCGTTGCAACAAGCAGACCGACTTCGTTGGAGAACCCGGTGTATGTCACTCATAATGTCATTCATTACTGTGTTCCGAATATTCCGGCAAACGTAGCACGAACAGCAACCAATGGTTTAACGAATGCGATGCTTCCGTATTTATTGGAGATTACGGGAAAGGGTTTGCATCAAGCCATTGCAGAAAATAAAGGATTAGCGCACGGCGTCTCCACGTTTCAGGGAAAATGTACAAGTGAATCAATTGCAAAACGATTTGAGTTAACAGCAGTTGATGTTGAAGAATTAGTCAAATGAAAAATCAGAATATCAAATTTCAAAATCCTAAACAAATCCTAAATACGAATTTTCAAATGTTGCTTATGAAATTTTGTTTAGCAATTCGGGATTCGAATTCCCGCCTGCTGCGGGCAGGTGTTTAGAATTTCGAAATTAGAATTTAGGATTTATTAATAGGGATACATTGCTGAGTTAAAAAATATATTATGAATTGGTTAGGACGTTATAAATCGAAATTGAGAACTGCTGATGAAGCAGTAAGAGTAATACAGTCGGGGCAACGAGTGTATGTGCATCCGGGCTGCGCAATGCCCGAAGTGTTGGTTGAGGCGATGTGTGGAAGACACAACGAACTCGAAGATGTTGAAGTCATTCACCTGCTCACGGTCGGAAAGACCGGTTATTCAAATCCCGAAATGGAAGGACATTTCCGGCACAATGCGTTGTTCATCGGGAAGAATATGCGCGAAGCGGTGAACGATGGTCGGGCGGATTTCACACCGATTTTTCTTTCGGAAATTCCCGGATTGTTTTATCGAGGTATCCTCCCGATTGATGTTGCGCTTATTCATGTTTCGCCGCCGGATGAACATGGCTTTTGCAGTTTCGGCGTTGGAGTAGAGTGTACGAAGCCCGCGACGGAAGTGGCGAAAGTCATTATCGCTCAGGTCAATCCGCAAATGCCGCGAACGTTGGGTGATTGTTTCATTCATATTGATAAGTTCACGTACGCGGTTGAAGCGGATGTTCCGTTGAAAGAATTGCCTCAGGTTGATAAAGATACATCACCGGAAGAAGCCACGGTGTATGAAAAAATCGGAAAGAATATTGCCGATTTGATTGAAGACGGTTCGACGTTGCAGTTGGGAATCGGCGCAATTCCCGATGCGGTGCTGAGATTCCTTCACGGCAAACGGGACCTCGGAATGCACACGGAAATGTTTGCCGACGGCGTCATCAAATTAGTGGAAGAAGGAATTTTGACGAACGAAAAGAAGACACTCCATCCCGGAAAAATTATTGCTTCGTTTGTTCTCGCATCGAAACCGTTATTCAATTTTATTAACAATAATCCTATTATCGAGTTCCATCCATCGCACTACACGAATGACCCGTTCATCATCTCACGAAATGATAAAATGGTTGCCATCAACTCAGCGATTGAAGTTGACTTGACCGGGCAAGTTTGTGCTGATTCTATCGGCAGATATTTTTACAGCGGTTTCGGTGGTCAGGTTGATTTTATCCGGGGCGCATCGCGTAGCAAAGAGGGGAAACCGATTATCGCTTTGCCTGCGACCGCAAAGAAAGGAAATCTCTCTCGCATCGTTCCCGTACTTGCAGAAGGCGCAGGAGTGACAACCTCGAAAGGCGATGTCCACTTTGTCGTGACGGAATACGGCGTTGCCGATTTGTACGGCAAAACTATCCGGCAAAGAATGAGAGCATTGATTGACATCGCTCATCCGGATTTCCGCGAAGAACTCGAACGTTATGGAATCGAAAATAAGTTTATGCCGATGAACGGCAATGGAAGAGTATATTCTCGCTCACTCGCTGAAGCGAATCCCTGACTCAGAAACAATTCATTGGAATCATCATGGAAACAACAGAATCCTGCAAGCAATGTGAAAAAATTGAACTGAAGATTGAGACAAACAAAGCAATCTCCAAGCCGCTTGATTTGCCAAACACGTACAATACAAAATCGAAGAAGTATGTTTGGAAGCATACGGATTTGATGGCGTATGCTCTTATCCCGCGCACGATGAACAACCATTCGGCGGAAGTGGACCTGTATTTGTGTATTGATGAGGATGTGCTTGATGATATTGATGTGTATGGTTTCGCAACGAAATTTCTCAATGACCAAATTCTTCCGAAGTGGAAAAATGTGAAAAATGTTCAGTTGGTGGAACCATTGCTTTCATCCGCAGAGGAGCTTCTGTGTTGGAAATATCGTCATGAGTCGTTGAGCGAGGAAACCGGAATGATGTCTCCGATGCAAGAATAATTTATTTGCCTTATACTGAAGAATAAAAATTTAGGAATACAACAATGATACGGAAACAAGAAGCGCTTGATTATCACATGCAGGGAAGACATGGAAAGATAGAAGTAATTTCATCAAAGCCCTGTCAAACCCAACGGGACCTCTCGCTCGCGTACACTCCGGGTGTTGCCGAGCCATGTTTAGAAATAGAAAAGAATCCTGATGATGCGTACCTCTACACATCGAAAGGCAATCTCGTAGCAGTTGTTTCAAACGGAACAGCAGTGCTGGGCTTGGGCGATATCGGGGCGCTTGCCGGCAAGCCGGTGATGGAAGGGAAGGGCGTTCTCTTCAAACGCTTTGCCGATATTGATGTGTTCGATATTGAGTTGAACACGCACAATGCCGATGAAATCATCAGAACTGTGCAGTTGCTGGAGCCGACATTCGGCGGTATTAACCTCGAAGATATTAAAGCGCCGGAGTGTTTCTACATCGAAGAAGAATTGAAACGTACGATGAACATTCCCGTCTTCCACGATGACCAGCACGGAACGGCAATCATCAGCGGAGCGGCATTATTGAACGCGTTGGAAATTGTCGGCAAAAGCATTTCGGAAGTGAAAGTTGTGTTCAGCGGCGCGGGCGCGGCGGGAATTGCGTGTGCGAAGTTTTATGAACGGCTCGGCGTCCGCAAAGAAAATATTCTTCTTGTTGATACAAAAGGAATTGTCTTCAAAGGAAGAACGGAAGGAATGAACCCGTACAAAGAATACTTCGCAGCGGAAACAGAAAAGCGAACGCTCGTCGAAGCAATGAACGGAGCGGATGTCTTCTGCGGCGTTTCCATCAAGGATATTGTCACGAAGGAAATGGTGAAGTCCATGGCAGACAACCCGATTGTGTTTGCAATGGCAAATCCGGATCCGGAAATAACATACCCCGACGCGTGCGATGCGCGTGATGATATTATTATGGCGACCGGTCGTTCCGATTATCCGAATCAGGTGAACAACGTGCTTGGGTTCCCGTTCATTTTCCGCGGAGCGCTGGATGTTCGCGCAACAGCAATCAACGATGAAATGAAAATTGCCGCGGCGATGGCGCTTGCCAAACTCGCGAAAGAAGATGTTCCCGATTCTGTTATCCGTGCGTACGGCGGAAAGAAAATTGAATTCAATCGCGAGTATATTATTCCGAAACCGTTCGACCCGCGCGTATTATTGTGGGAAGCGGTAGCCGTTGCAAAATCGGCAATCGAATCGGGTGTCGCCCGGCGACCGATTAAGGATTTTGAAGCGTACCGCGATTCGTTGGAAGCGCGCCTCGGCAAACATCGCGAGGTGATGCGGTTCTTCATTCACAAAGCGCAGAGCGAACCGAAACGCATTGTGTTCCCAGAAGGCGAGGAAGAGAAAATACTTCGCGCCGCTCAGATTATTGTAGATGAAAATATTGCGACGCCGATTCTGCTCGGAAGCCGTACGCTCATTCATCAGCGAATCAACGATTTGGGATTGAGTCTTGATGGTATTGAAATCATCAATCCGTCTAAATCTGAAAAGTTGGATTCTTACATAACTTCTTATTATAATGCACGGCAACGAAAAGGGGTCACGCGTTCCGATGCCGAACGACAGGTGAAGACGCACAATATCTTCGGAATGTTGATGGTAGAACGTGGTGATGCCGACGGGTTAATTTCTGGTTTAACGCAGCATTATCCCGACACGGTTCGCCCCGCGTTGCAAATCATCGGCAAGAAGGAAAGCGTTGATACGATTGCGGGCTTATATATGCTCGTGTTCAAGAATCAAACTATTTTTATTGCTGATGCAACAGTGAACATTGAGCCGACAGCAGAGCAACTTGCAGAGATTGCACTTCTGACGGCTGAGAAAGTCCGTCAATTCAGTATTGAGCCGCGTATCGCCATGCTCTCGTTTAGTAATTTCGGTAGCACAAAACATCCGTTGGTCGAAAAAGTCCAAAAGGCTGTAAAACTCGTCAGGCAAAAAGCCCCCGATGTAATGATTGATGGTGAGATGCAGGCAGATTCTGCCGTTGTTCCTGAAATAATACATGAATTATATCCGTTCAGCAATCTGAAGAGCGGAGCAAATGTGTTGATTTTCCCTGACTTGACGTCTGCGAATGTTGCGTACAAGTTACTTTCACGACTTGGTGGCGCAACAGCCATCGGACCGATGCTGATGGGGATTAAAAAGCCCGTGTATCTTCTTGTGCCCGGGAACGATGTGAGTGACATTGTGAACATCACCGCTATGGCAGTGTTTGAAGCCCAGCATCTTGTTCCGCAGGTTCGCATTACACCAAAAGTTTTTGAACCGGTACCGGTTCTTTAAAAAAGTTCTTTTTTCAATTATGAAACCCAAAAATATGATCATCAAAGTTGCCGGTTTGCCGGGAATTAAGACCCAGCAAACACTCATGAACACAGAAGAAGCCGTCGCTCAGTTTCCGACCGAAGCCGAGGTCGAGTGGATTAGTGATATTTACAAAATCGCCCGGCTTGGTACGGTAAAAACTCCATCACTGTTTATCAATGATGAGTTGAAGACGAGCGGCAGAATTCCCAGCGTTCATGAAGTAAAAGTTTGGCTCGAAGAAGCGCGAAAAAATTAACAGTCGTTCTTCTTTTGTGAGGTATCAATTCTAACAAGGAGACTGCTTTTCTTTAATTTTGGAGAAAAGTAGTTTCCTCTTTTCGTTTCCGTTCGATAGAACGTCTTGGTAAAATAATTAAAATTGACAGATATTTTTTTCATTTATGAAATGATAAAGATTGTTTTCTTATCATAAATGAGATAAAAATGTCTTTAATTTCATACATACCCATTAAAAAATATTAAAAAACAGGGAAATGATTTTCCTGCTCAATGGCATAATGATTGAATAGGACAATAATATCTAAAATGACTTTTATTCGTGCCAGTATTATTTTCTAAATCATGCGAGTATGCTTTTCAGGCAGTACTTTACCTCGCCAAGACAAAGAACGGGAAACCGATTCATTTGCTTGATGTCGCATCTTCGCTTCGCATTCCATATCATTTTCTTAGCAAAGTGCTTCAAGTGCTGGCCCGGCATGAAATAGTTGCATCGTATAAAGGACAGAACGGCGGGTTTGACCTTGGACGAAATGCCACGCAAATCAAGTTGATTGATATCGTTCGTGCAATAGACGGAGAAGCATTTCTCAGTCATTGCGTAATGGGATTTCCGAGTTGCGGTGATGAGAAACCTTGTCCCGTTCATACCGATTGGAAAGATGCAAAGGGAATTATTTTCAAAATGTTAAATGAGAAAACCATCGAAGACCTCAGCAAACACATTGACGATAAATTGAGCGTGTTAGAGGCGATGAATCAAATACAAGCGACAGAAATTGCTTCGGTAAACTGAATATGAGAAATGCTATGAGACATTTTTTTTGTTTGAAACAAATAACGGTAGTCATTCTCCTTGTTATTGGAATTACGTCACTTACCATCGCACAGGAGACTGCAGATTACTTCAAACAGAATTGTATGAGTTGCCACACCATCGGCGGCGGACGATTGACGGGACCTGATTTGAAAAATGTACAGGAACGGAAAGACCGCGCATGGCTCGTCAAGTTTATGATGGACCCGAAAGGAATGATTGAGGCAGGCGACCCGTACGCTCTGCAATTGCAGAAAGATTCACGTGGCGCAATCATGGCAACGGTTGTCGGGATGAACAAAGCCCGCGCAGAGGCATTGCTTGATTTAATTATCGCCGAATCGAAATTGGAAAAATCGCAGTTTGCCGGAATGCAATTGAGCGACAGACCTTTCAACCAAAACGATATTGAAACAGGACATCAGATTTTTCTCGGGACGATTGCTCTCAAGAACGGCGGACCGGCGTGCATTTCCTGCCACAGCGTGAATGGCATCGGCGGACTCGGAGGCGGATTACTTGCACCGGAATTAACAACCGTCTTTGAACGATATGAAGGACGGAAAACACTTGCAACATGGCTTTCCGCTCCCGCAACTCCAACCATGCAATCAGTATTCAAAAAACAAGCGCTCGACCCTGAAGAAGTTCTTGCACTCACAGCGTACTTTCAACACACGTTGCAACGTGCACCGGAAGACCCCGCGACAGCGAGATTGAATTTTGTTCTGTTCGGGCTTGGCGGAGCGATATTAATGCTTGCTGTTTTTGATGTCGTGTGGAACAAACGTTTCCGCGCAGTAAGACGACCATTAGTTGAAAAACGTAAATCGGAGATTATCCATGAATAAAACCGGAATCATCCCCTGGATTAAAGATGAAGAAGACCCAAAACTTCGGAGTTGGGAAGAATTTTACCGCAATCGCTGGCAACACGATAAAGTCGTTCGCAGTACGCACGGCGTAAACTGCACGGGTAGTTGCACGTGGATGATTCATGTGAAAG from Ignavibacteriota bacterium encodes:
- a CDS encoding NADP-dependent malic enzyme, which translates into the protein MIRKQEALDYHMQGRHGKIEVISSKPCQTQRDLSLAYTPGVAEPCLEIEKNPDDAYLYTSKGNLVAVVSNGTAVLGLGDIGALAGKPVMEGKGVLFKRFADIDVFDIELNTHNADEIIRTVQLLEPTFGGINLEDIKAPECFYIEEELKRTMNIPVFHDDQHGTAIISGAALLNALEIVGKSISEVKVVFSGAGAAGIACAKFYERLGVRKENILLVDTKGIVFKGRTEGMNPYKEYFAAETEKRTLVEAMNGADVFCGVSIKDIVTKEMVKSMADNPIVFAMANPDPEITYPDACDARDDIIMATGRSDYPNQVNNVLGFPFIFRGALDVRATAINDEMKIAAAMALAKLAKEDVPDSVIRAYGGKKIEFNREYIIPKPFDPRVLLWEAVAVAKSAIESGVARRPIKDFEAYRDSLEARLGKHREVMRFFIHKAQSEPKRIVFPEGEEEKILRAAQIIVDENIATPILLGSRTLIHQRINDLGLSLDGIEIINPSKSEKLDSYITSYYNARQRKGVTRSDAERQVKTHNIFGMLMVERGDADGLISGLTQHYPDTVRPALQIIGKKESVDTIAGLYMLVFKNQTIFIADATVNIEPTAEQLAEIALLTAEKVRQFSIEPRIAMLSFSNFGSTKHPLVEKVQKAVKLVRQKAPDVMIDGEMQADSAVVPEIIHELYPFSNLKSGANVLIFPDLTSANVAYKLLSRLGGATAIGPMLMGIKKPVYLLVPGNDVSDIVNITAMAVFEAQHLVPQVRITPKVFEPVPVL
- a CDS encoding thioredoxin family protein; translation: MKPKNMIIKVAGLPGIKTQQTLMNTEEAVAQFPTEAEVEWISDIYKIARLGTVKTPSLFINDELKTSGRIPSVHEVKVWLEEARKN
- a CDS encoding Rrf2 family transcriptional regulator, giving the protein MPVLFSKSCEYAFQAVLYLAKTKNGKPIHLLDVASSLRIPYHFLSKVLQVLARHEIVASYKGQNGGFDLGRNATQIKLIDIVRAIDGEAFLSHCVMGFPSCGDEKPCPVHTDWKDAKGIIFKMLNEKTIEDLSKHIDDKLSVLEAMNQIQATEIASVN
- a CDS encoding c-type cytochrome — encoded protein: MRHFFCLKQITVVILLVIGITSLTIAQETADYFKQNCMSCHTIGGGRLTGPDLKNVQERKDRAWLVKFMMDPKGMIEAGDPYALQLQKDSRGAIMATVVGMNKARAEALLDLIIAESKLEKSQFAGMQLSDRPFNQNDIETGHQIFLGTIALKNGGPACISCHSVNGIGGLGGGLLAPELTTVFERYEGRKTLATWLSAPATPTMQSVFKKQALDPEEVLALTAYFQHTLQRAPEDPATARLNFVLFGLGGAILMLAVFDVVWNKRFRAVRRPLVEKRKSEIIHE